A window from Anser cygnoides isolate HZ-2024a breed goose chromosome 1, Taihu_goose_T2T_genome, whole genome shotgun sequence encodes these proteins:
- the FGL2 gene encoding fibroleukin has protein sequence MQALPPISENTAGSLITHRLQAALIKLFHFRILPHSASFSAKMKLLVYLVLLKTALLALTNVFAVVLEDEKDAKEGKITGTCPIKLKTNGDCDEGEDCPYQINLPPMTIQLPKQFRLIEKTLKEVQTLKEAVNKLKKCCQDCKLQADDNQERDRSNELLPPNAETPAENSEIQDNRVKELQSKVNRMATSLKNAKNQIQTLQGRIEKMSLLNMNNVEHYVDSKVANLTFVVNSLDNKCSSKCPAMQPRPVMQIMQRDCADLYTAGKRSNGIYYITPDPRNNSFQVYCDMETQGGGWTVLQRRQDGSTNFNRTWNDYKNGFGNLSREFWLGNDKIHLLTKSQDMQLRIELEDFNGIREYAKYEHFYVANEYLKYRLSVHGYSGTAGDALHYSRHYNHDQKFFTTPDKDNDRYASGNCGAYYSSGWWFDACLSANLNGKYYHKKYKGVRNGIFWGTWHGVSDDTPSGYRQAFKSVKIMIRPKSFVP, from the exons ATGCAAGCACTCCCACCCATTTCTGAGAACACTGCAGGCAGTCTGATAACTCACAGGCTTCAAGCTGCCCTTATAAAGTTGTTCCACTTTCGCATACTTCCTCATAGTGCTAGTTTCTCTGCGAAGATGAAGCTGCTTGTTTACTTAGTCTTGCTTAAGACAGCTCTCCTGGCTTTAACAAATGTCTTTGCGGTTGTTCTAGAAGATGAAAAGGAtgctaaagaaggaaaaattactGGTACTTGTCCTATAAAGCTCAAAACTAATGGGGATTGTGATGAAGGAGAGGATTGTCCATATCAGATAAATCTGCCTCCAATGACTATCCAGCTACCCAAACAATTCAGACTGATTGAGAAGACTCTCAAAGAAGTACAGACCCTTAAAGAAGCAGTAAACAAGCTGAAGAAGTGTTGCCAAGATTGCAAGCTGCAGGCAGATGACAACCAAGAAAGAGACAGGAGTAATGAACTCCTGCCACCTAATGCAGAAACTCCagcagaaaacagtgaaatCCAAGACAACAGAGTAAAGGAACTGCAGAGCAAAGTGAACAGAATGGCAACCAgcttaaaaaatgcaaagaaccAGATTCAGACCCTGCAGGGTCGTATAGAGAAGATGAGTCTCCTGAATATGAACAATGTGGAGCATTATGTTGACAGCAAAGTTGCTAATTTGACGTTTGTTGTGAACAGTCTTGATAACAAATGTTCTTCTAAGTGCCCAGCAATGCAACCAAGACCTG TTATGCAAATAATGCAGAGAGACTGTGCAGATCTTTATACAGCAGGCAAAAGGAGTAATGGGATCTACTACATTACCCCTGACCCCAGAAATAACAGCTTCCAAGTTTATTGTGACATGGAAACACAAGGAGGCGGCTGGACGGTGCTGCAGCGGCGTCAGGATGGTAGCACCAACTTTAACAGAACGTGGAATGACTACAAAAATGGCTTTGGAAACCTCAGCAGGGAGTTTTGGCTGGGGAATGACAAAATTCACCTCCTGACAAAGAGCCAGGACATGCAACTGAGAATTGAACTTGAAGATTTCAATGGTATCAGAGAGTACGCTAAATATGAACATTTCTATGTGGCCAATGAGTACCTGAAGTACCGTTTAAGCGTTCACGGCTATAGCGGCACGGCAGGAGATGCCCTTCACTACAGCAGGCATTACAACCATGATCAGAAGTTCTTCACAACTCCTGACAAGGACAATGACAGGTATGCCTCAGGAAACTGTGGGGCATACTACAGCTCCGGCTGGTGGTTCGACGCATGCTTGTCTGCCAACCTCAATGGCAAGTACTATCACAAGAAGTACAAAGGTGTGCGCAATGGAATCTTCTGGGGTACGTGGCATGGTGTTTCGGATGATACTCCCAGTGGATATAGGCAAGCCTTTAAATCGGTAAAAATCATGATCAGACCCAAAAGCTTTGTGCCTTAA